One part of the Candidatus Binatota bacterium genome encodes these proteins:
- a CDS encoding CRTAC1 family protein has translation MTSSKHIIAASCLAMILGSVGSAMLVGAAPPGSESRDPKTTSKEKRTSIDQQVQRIVDERRLRDRTVWSGEVRAQVYEQAFVRLWDELRRADDAFEVLGNFSLQDTLLIGRPGPTRILGQGVSATRFGSPARALDREQWRLFLTDWKERGYRIEQTEWHHTRFSYDETAGARSLVTFAIDCIQAERGHRASIRGELDVRWSGLGDANGFPIARSIDASSIEIFERTGNPTFEKAATWDLGYVPPLLVHDLDGDGYSDVVLPGMNTVYWNKGDWRFDEAPLLDRPANIEGNITAAVLADFTGDGHLDLLSGARGEYLHLYEGASGGRFPTQPHPVKATSSPLANPQVLTAGDADGDGDLDVWAGQYKIAYLAGTLPQPYYDARDGYPSYLLLNTGDGHFEDGSAAADMGTKRYRRVLSGSLVDIDGDRDLDLVTVSDFAGADVYLNDGSGHFSDATDQVIDDGAGFGMGHSFADYDLDGLLDMYMIGMSSTTARRLDFMNAGPEGFARHQEMRRPMTFGNRMLLGTSTARLVAPAFKDSVARSGWAWGTASLDFDNDSDVDIFVANGFRSGNSAKDYCTRFWTQDIYMAAAVPDPARQSFFQNTSSKIGNEWSWNGFEHNVLYMSDAGRDFTNVGYLMGVADEIDGRAVVADDLDLDGRVDLLVVEHDYEGGSNKPRLHLLRNRWPGDDNWIGVRLADRAGGPSPLGARIAVELESGGRRIARIVTGDSFSAQHALQKHFGLGSLQSVSAIEVEWPGGLSTRIDKPAIRRYHLVKPPAVVEPPAVVEPAAN, from the coding sequence ATGACTTCGTCAAAGCATATAATCGCAGCGTCCTGTTTAGCGATGATCCTGGGATCCGTGGGCTCAGCGATGCTGGTCGGCGCCGCCCCACCCGGCAGCGAGTCGCGCGACCCCAAGACCACCTCCAAGGAAAAACGGACAAGTATTGATCAACAGGTGCAGCGCATAGTCGACGAGCGCAGGCTGAGGGACCGGACCGTCTGGTCCGGAGAAGTCAGGGCGCAGGTATATGAACAGGCTTTCGTCAGGCTGTGGGATGAACTGCGCAGGGCTGACGACGCCTTCGAGGTGCTGGGTAATTTCAGTTTACAGGACACGCTGCTGATCGGCCGGCCGGGGCCGACTCGCATCCTGGGCCAGGGAGTAAGCGCCACGCGATTCGGCTCGCCCGCGCGCGCTCTCGACCGGGAGCAGTGGCGGCTGTTTCTGACCGACTGGAAAGAACGCGGTTATCGCATCGAGCAGACCGAGTGGCATCATACCCGGTTTTCGTATGATGAAACGGCCGGGGCCCGGTCACTGGTTACCTTCGCTATCGACTGCATCCAGGCCGAGCGCGGGCACCGCGCCTCGATACGCGGAGAACTCGATGTCCGTTGGTCGGGGCTCGGCGACGCTAACGGTTTTCCCATAGCGCGCAGTATCGATGCGTCGTCGATCGAGATATTTGAACGGACCGGCAATCCCACCTTCGAAAAAGCGGCCACTTGGGACCTGGGCTACGTCCCGCCGCTACTGGTCCACGACCTGGACGGTGACGGTTACTCCGACGTGGTACTGCCCGGCATGAACACGGTCTACTGGAACAAGGGCGACTGGCGATTTGACGAGGCCCCGCTGCTCGACCGGCCCGCTAACATCGAGGGCAATATAACAGCCGCCGTGCTGGCCGACTTTACCGGTGACGGTCACCTCGACCTTCTCAGCGGGGCACGCGGCGAGTACCTGCACCTTTACGAGGGGGCGAGCGGCGGTAGGTTTCCCACGCAGCCGCACCCGGTAAAGGCCACCTCGAGCCCGTTGGCCAACCCGCAGGTGCTCACCGCCGGGGACGCGGACGGTGACGGTGACCTCGACGTCTGGGCCGGCCAGTACAAGATAGCCTACCTCGCTGGCACCTTGCCCCAGCCCTATTACGACGCGCGCGACGGCTACCCCTCTTACCTGCTGTTGAACACCGGTGATGGCCACTTCGAAGATGGCAGCGCGGCGGCCGACATGGGCACCAAGCGTTACCGCCGCGTACTGAGCGGTTCGCTGGTGGACATCGATGGCGACCGCGACCTGGACCTCGTAACCGTCAGCGATTTCGCCGGGGCCGACGTCTATCTCAACGACGGCAGTGGTCATTTTAGTGATGCTACCGACCAGGTAATCGACGACGGCGCGGGGTTCGGCATGGGCCACTCGTTTGCAGACTACGACCTGGACGGATTGCTGGACATGTACATGATCGGCATGAGTTCGACTACCGCGCGGCGACTCGACTTCATGAACGCTGGGCCCGAGGGCTTCGCACGACACCAGGAAATGCGCAGACCCATGACCTTTGGAAACCGCATGCTCCTGGGTACCAGCACCGCCCGCCTGGTCGCGCCGGCTTTCAAGGACAGCGTGGCGCGCTCAGGCTGGGCTTGGGGAACGGCTTCGCTTGATTTCGACAATGACTCGGACGTGGATATATTTGTCGCCAACGGCTTTCGTAGTGGCAACTCGGCCAAGGACTACTGCACCCGCTTCTGGACGCAGGACATTTACATGGCGGCCGCTGTCCCCGATCCAGCGCGCCAGTCTTTCTTCCAGAACACGTCCTCGAAGATAGGCAACGAGTGGTCGTGGAACGGCTTTGAGCACAACGTGCTCTACATGAGTGACGCGGGGCGCGACTTTACCAACGTGGGTTATCTCATGGGCGTCGCCGACGAGATCGACGGCCGCGCCGTCGTGGCCGACGACCTCGACCTGGACGGGCGGGTCGACCTTCTGGTGGTCGAACACGACTACGAGGGTGGATCCAACAAGCCGCGCCTGCACCTGCTGCGCAACCGGTGGCCTGGCGACGACAACTGGATCGGTGTCCGCCTGGCCGACCGCGCGGGTGGGCCTTCGCCGTTAGGCGCGCGAATCGCCGTGGAACTGGAAAGTGGCGGCCGGCGGATCGCGCGCATAGTAACCGGTGACTCTTTTTCTGCGCAACACGCACTGCAGAAGCATTTTGGCCTGGGCTCGTTGCAGTCGGTGTCGGCAATAGAAGTCGAATGGCCAGGCGGGCTCTCGACCCGTATAGACAAACCGGCGATCCGGCGATACCACCTCGTCAAACCGCCCGCGGTGGTCGAGCCGCCCGCGGTGGTCGAGCCGGCCGCTAACTGA
- a CDS encoding glutathione S-transferase family protein, producing the protein MPGSDAQPHVPSMTLFTLGGAFGLRNVSPFCLKVEMLLTSLGLPFEMDVQLDPRKAPKGKLPYLVTDKRVIADSELITEYLDEITQGAVYRGLSDRDRAHGLALARLVDDHLYWLFVASRWLDDEWFPNIVEGFFHIAPRIVRPLVAGVAQRQMRRTLHLHGLGRHTLEEQRGFVARDLEALEHAVPASGFLFGDKPCVYDFTIAGFMAGVYDNQPPTWFCEIAESYSQLHAYTERVQKHVGVYGR; encoded by the coding sequence ATGCCTGGTAGCGACGCCCAGCCCCACGTTCCGTCAATGACGTTGTTCACCCTGGGAGGGGCCTTCGGCCTTCGCAACGTCAGTCCGTTCTGTTTGAAGGTCGAAATGCTGCTGACGTCACTGGGCCTGCCTTTCGAGATGGACGTGCAGCTCGACCCCCGCAAGGCGCCCAAGGGCAAACTGCCTTACCTGGTCACGGACAAGCGCGTGATCGCTGACTCGGAACTCATCACCGAGTACCTGGATGAAATCACCCAGGGCGCCGTCTACAGAGGGCTAAGCGATCGCGACCGTGCGCATGGGCTGGCGCTTGCGCGGCTGGTCGACGATCATCTGTACTGGTTGTTCGTTGCCAGCCGTTGGCTCGATGACGAATGGTTTCCCAACATCGTCGAAGGATTTTTTCACATTGCTCCTCGAATTGTTCGACCGCTCGTCGCCGGTGTAGCGCAGCGGCAGATGCGTCGGACCTTGCACCTTCACGGCCTGGGCCGGCACACGCTGGAAGAGCAACGAGGGTTTGTTGCCCGTGACCTCGAAGCGCTCGAACACGCCGTGCCTGCCAGTGGGTTTTTGTTCGGCGACAAGCCATGCGTATACGATTTTACGATAGCCGGATTCATGGCGGGTGTTTACGACAACCAGCCTCCGACCTGGTTCTGCGAGATCGCGGAAAGCTATAGCCAGCTGCACGCGTA